The Chamaesiphon minutus PCC 6605 DNA window AGATGCCAATCGGTGCTGTGTCCATCTAACATTGTGCGACAGCTATGTTTGAGCCAATAATGCCCCGGTAAAAATTTATCCTGTGCCTACTGAGTCGATGGCTGTCGATCGCATCCCACAGATTTAACTCACGATTGTAACAACACCTATAGGCTGCTACTCTCTATCTCCTGATTTAACTTCCTGCATCTGCTGGACGAATTTGGCAAACAGATAGTCAGCATCGTGAGGGCCAGGACTAGCTTCCGGATGGTACTGCACTGAGAAGCAGGGCAGCGTTTTGTGTTGTAATCCAGCAATGGTGCGATCGTTTAAATTCAGGTGCGTGATTTCTATATCTGCACCTAATGACTCAGCCGTCAGTGCAAAACCATGATTTTGGCTGGTAATTTCTACCGTTTGGGTTAGTCCGGCTGGCTGATTGAGTCCGCGATGACCGAATTTGAGTTTAAAGGTTTCCGCTCCCAGGGATAGACCGAGAATTTGATGACCCATACAGATGCCGAAAATCGGCTTGTCAGCACTCAATAACTCTTTAGTCGTAGCAATCCCTTCCGTGACGGCGGCGGGGTCGCCAGGGCCATTTGAGAGGAAGATCCCATCGGGATCGTGCTTGAGAATTTCGGCGGCGGAGGTATTAGCTGGGACGACAATGACCCGACAACCATAACTTGCCAACCGCTTGAGAATATTTCGCTTCACGCCAAAATCTAGCGCGACAACCGTTAATGGTTGGCTATCGCCAGCAGCCGCTGCGGGTTTGAATTCCCACATTGCCTCGCTCGGCTGCGACCACTCGTACACCTCTTTGGTAGTCACATTATCGACGAGATTTAAGCCACTCATACTCGGTGCCGACTTCACCAGATTGAGCAGTTCCGCCGGATCGAGAATTTCGGTCGAAATCGCCCCATTCATAGCTCCAGCCGATCGCAACTTGCGAGTCAGCGCGCGGGTGTCGATCCCATAGATACCTGGAATATTGTGGTGTTCGAGGTATTTAGGCAAAGAAGCCGTCGATCGCCAGTTACTCGGACGATAGCAGACATTGCGCGCGATCGCGCCCCGAACGTGTGGCGCGTGAGACTCTTCATCGTCAGGATTGACACCTGTATTACCCAATTCTGGATAAGTAAACACGACAATTTGACCGCTATAGCTGGGATCGGTAAGTACTTCCTGATAACCAGTCATCCCGGTATTGA harbors:
- the carA gene encoding glutamine-hydrolyzing carbamoyl-phosphate synthase small subunit, producing the protein MSVSAVLPALLVLADGTTYPGWSFGAMGTTIGEVVFNTGMTGYQEVLTDPSYSGQIVVFTYPELGNTGVNPDDEESHAPHVRGAIARNVCYRPSNWRSTASLPKYLEHHNIPGIYGIDTRALTRKLRSAGAMNGAISTEILDPAELLNLVKSAPSMSGLNLVDNVTTKEVYEWSQPSEAMWEFKPAAAAGDSQPLTVVALDFGVKRNILKRLASYGCRVIVVPANTSAAEILKHDPDGIFLSNGPGDPAAVTEGIATTKELLSADKPIFGICMGHQILGLSLGAETFKLKFGHRGLNQPAGLTQTVEITSQNHGFALTAESLGADIEITHLNLNDRTIAGLQHKTLPCFSVQYHPEASPGPHDADYLFAKFVQQMQEVKSGDRE